A stretch of Atribacteraceae bacterium DNA encodes these proteins:
- a CDS encoding aldo/keto reductase, translated as MQFRKLGWTDLNLSVIGFGAWAIGGGGWKFSWGPQDDAESIAAIKKAIELGVNWIDTAAVYGLGHSEEMIGQAIREMSEKPLIATKCALVWDSQGNIGNRIKAESVRRELEASLRRLRVEVIDLYQIHWPVPDEEIEEGWEAMAEFVKEGKVRYIGVSNFSVAQMKRIQAIHPIASLQPPYSMLKRDVEVEILPYCGAQKIGVVAYSPMQKGLLTGKMTRERVQGLAPDDHRRNDPMFQEPQISANLELVEKLRAMAGRYGKTVGELVIAWVLRRPEMTSAIVGARNPNQIAETVKAGEFNLSPEDVDTIEGFLK; from the coding sequence ATGCAATTTCGTAAACTTGGATGGACCGACCTCAATCTCTCAGTGATCGGTTTTGGAGCCTGGGCTATCGGCGGAGGTGGTTGGAAGTTCAGCTGGGGTCCCCAGGATGATGCCGAGTCGATTGCCGCCATCAAAAAAGCGATCGAATTGGGTGTGAACTGGATAGACACTGCCGCTGTGTATGGATTGGGGCACTCGGAAGAAATGATTGGCCAAGCGATCAGGGAGATGTCCGAAAAACCCCTGATCGCTACCAAGTGTGCACTGGTTTGGGACAGCCAGGGAAACATCGGCAACCGGATCAAGGCCGAGAGTGTCCGGCGGGAACTTGAAGCGAGCCTGCGCCGCTTGCGGGTCGAGGTCATCGACCTTTACCAGATTCACTGGCCGGTCCCCGACGAGGAAATTGAAGAAGGCTGGGAAGCCATGGCGGAATTCGTCAAGGAAGGAAAAGTCCGTTACATCGGGGTATCCAACTTCAGTGTCGCGCAGATGAAGCGGATTCAGGCTATTCACCCGATTGCCTCTTTGCAGCCGCCCTACAGTATGTTGAAGCGGGATGTCGAAGTCGAGATTCTCCCCTATTGCGGTGCACAAAAGATCGGGGTCGTAGCGTATAGTCCTATGCAAAAAGGGCTGTTGACCGGGAAGATGACCAGGGAGCGGGTACAGGGGCTTGCTCCGGATGATCACAGGCGCAACGATCCGATGTTCCAGGAACCACAGATCAGTGCCAATTTGGAGCTGGTGGAAAAGCTCCGGGCCATGGCCGGACGCTACGGAAAAACGGTGGGAGAGTTGGTCATTGCCTGGGTGCTGCGGAGGCCGGAAATGACCTCAGCCATTGTGGGAGCGCGCAATCCCAACCAGATAGCCGAAACTGTCAAAGCCGGCGAATTCAATCTCTCTCCGGAAGATGTCGATACCATCGAAGGGTTTTTGAAATAA